The genomic segment AAATTCTGAAATGTAGCAGAAGTGCAAAGACTGGCAAGGGGAGCAGTATTGCTACTGGGCTGGAGAGGTAACGGTTTCTGGAGGGGAAGCCAATTAATAGTTATGGTAATCAATGCATTATATGATGAGACTGAGAATCAGAATTTGGCAGCATTTTGGGTGACGTGATTATACTTTGGAACTGTTCCTTAGGGGAAAGTGACAGGCTTtagtaagtgactggatatgaggagtaaaGGACTAGACAGAATCAAAGATTCCAAATATGGGTCCACAGCATCATCATTTGGCCACTTAAACATTTGCAATTGACATAACTTATGCAAAAACTTATGTTAATTTCAAAGACACTTTGTAACTTCCATATCCAGCAATGACAAGGCAGAGCAGCATGACAGGAGCCTGTAAATGGGGTAGGGTTACACTTAGGTAACATTCATTATTGAAACTATTTATATGAACGTCTTAGTAGAGTAACATCAGCTGTTTGTATTGAGATCTTTTTAGTGAATTCTAggtgtctcctacatgaactttccagtaGATAAATGACTGGTTATTCCCAGGGGCAAACTGGCACCTCCCCTTGGTGGATCCAATCATCCCACCAACACTTACCCAGGTAGAGAACTCTGATTCACTGTACTTTTGGAGTACTTTTTGCTCTCTTTCCCAGACAGGGAACACCCCCTGGGTAACTGATCTCACCCCATCTTCTTACCAGGTAGAGAGCCTACCTAGAGTTCAGTTCTAGTGGGGGTAATGCAAGAAGGTCCAAGTATTATCCCATCTGGATGAAAGGCAAATACTCACCAAAATCACTGTTGCAGTAGGCCTCCCTCTCATCCTTGTCTCTATGGCACTCTGCAATACACATCTCCTTGTTGTCAAAGcctaaaaatgatatataaagcttacttaaataTTCCCTGGTGTCTTTTGGGGTCTCAAAGGACCCCACAAAGAAGCTACTGGTGTTACTAATAGCTTACAAATATTAGACATAGTACTAAATGATACATGTGGTGCATAGGCCTGAGTTGGAAATGACTAGGAGCTGCTGGAAATCCTCACTGCTCAGTCTGACTCTGATTCTGAAAGTGCAAATCAGCCACTTGGCACAGAATGACTGCTAATTGCTCCTCCAAAGTAAAAAGAGTTTCTTAATTAGGTTTTTGTGCCAGATGCACCAGCCGCCTGCCAGCTACATTTTAGCACTGACTGGAACATTCAGAGCTGGAGCTGAGCACAATTGCACTGTTATTATCTGATCCTAGAGCTGAGACCAAACTAAGGGGGCTTTGTTGGGTTCTCATTGATAAATATTACTCCTTAATgcattgtatatttattatagtctGTGCATAGAGACATAGTAATCAGTAATCTGCAGTATTACCTGCATGTCCCAGGTGCTGTATTACCTTTTCTGAAGGCAGGACGTTGGAAGAGAACACTGGAAGGTTGGCGGTTGATGACCCAGGCTGGTTTGGTGGAGTTGCTCACAACCTCTTCTTCTCTGTGGGGATTCATCTTACCAGGCCGGTTACTTTCATGGTCCATCGAGCCGTAATCATTATTCCTGCTGTATTTGCGGCCCTGGAGATTCTGGGAGGCAGTTAGTGAGCTGCTCTTTGTATGAAGCTGAAAGTAGGAGCTGAGCTGGGACCTGTCCTGGTGCACTTTAGAATTTCCAAAGAAGCTGGGGATGAAGTTGCGTCCCTCTGGTTGGGCCCCTGCTAGTGCCTCTCTGTTTGAAAGAGAGTTTACCTTTCTGGGCCCAGTATTATTGTCCAAGGTGACTTTAGTCTTTGCTCTTGTCTTGTCTGGTAGTGCCAGGTCTTGCCCCTGTCTCTGTGGGTGAGTGGCACGTGTCCGTTGGTGGTCTGTAAGCATTTCTAAGCCAAAGTTATCAGCAGGGACCATTAGGTGCCTTAAAGCTGCTTGGCTGGGTGTGGGCTTAGCTATAGCATGTGTCCCCTTGGTGGTGGAGGGTATCAGTTTGGACTTGGGATCTGGCGGCACAAGAACTATATTTAAAACAAGAAGCAGAGAGAGATTTATGGGAGGATTTCTGGGTTCTCTAATTAAGGGTTGAGCAGAGCCCAATGAAAGTGTTGATAAGTCATGATAGAAAAACAAGTTTTCCTACATTGTTCTTCCTAACAGTAACTCCATGAGGGTTCCGTGAACCAGGAGTGTGTGTAACTCTTGCTAGGGCCTGGAAAATCTGATTTCCTGTTTCCTGCTGATGGGGAAAAAATGTGCTTTGCACTTGCAGCCCAGGAGCCGGAAATGACAAACAAACTTAATGTTAGTAGCTTTCTATGAATGTGTAGAGGTGTTCCCTTCAGTTACTACAAAAACAACATGCAAAATCACAAAATCTAGAAAAATCGAAGTTTGACATAGTAGAAGGAGGGGTGTTTGTTTCTGAAATTGCACAGCAGTGAGTCCAACCTGGCAGCAAAGATAAAGACGCAGTGCGGATTTGCATTCAACCCCTTGTGTCTGTGCTGCCCACAACCCCAATTATCCAGTAGCCTCTTAGCTGGACACCCCGCCAACTAATTCAACCACACACAATTGTCTGGCATTGGTGCTACCATGAAAGGGCCCTTTATACAGTGCTGGGCACCCAAAGTGGTTCCCTTGGCTGCAACACGTGTTGCTATTGTACAGCAGTGGCACAGTGGGGGGTAGGTGCCGCGGGAAGAGTTAACGAGGTGCTCAGAGCTTTGTGTATTGCTCCTCATTGCTGGGAAGCTATATTTGGGGCCTGCCTTTGTACTGGTGTCTCTCTCTTGCATGTTTAGGGAGTTGCTCCTGGTAACAGACCTCCAATTCAGCCCAGTTCTGAGAAGGTACATATTATAAATAACGCTCTTGTCTGCGCTGGCAGTTCCATTTGCTGACACACACAAGAGAAATACTTTTAGTGACACTGCTCCCTGCACTTCTACCACCAACGTTCattcttttttactttaaaggggtgggtcacctttaagttaactttggatatgttatagaatagtaaACTCTAAGacacttttctattggtcttcattgtttattttttataatttttgtttttaagtatttgctttttttcttctgactctttccagctttgaaatgggggtcactgacccaatttaaaacacaaatgctctgtaaggctacacatttatttgtattaatcatctttctatccaggcctagCCTATTtgtattccaatctcttattcaaatcaatgcatggttgctagggtaatttggaacatagcaaccagattgctgaagttgcaaaccggagagctactgaataaaaatctaaataactcaaaaactatagataataaaaaatgcaaattgtatcagaatattactctctacaacaggagtccccaacctttttcacccgtgagcaacattcagatttaaaaagagtgggggagcaacacaagcatggaaaatgttcctgggtggtgccaaataagggctgtgattgactattggtagcccatatgtggactggcagactacaggagggtctgtttggcagtacatctggtttttatacaaccaaaacttgcctccaagcctgaaattcaaaaataagctcctgctttgaggccactgggagtaacatccatagggttggagagcaacattttgctcacgagctactggttggggatcactgctttacaccatactaaaagttaatttaaaggtgaataaccccctttaagGGTCTCCCAATAGCTATTAATACAAAATAACTGATGTGGTAATGTAAAAGAAGtcaattaacagacctggaggaggactaacctctgctacattgttccaaGAGCCAGaatcagagaagagaaagggataaacaaacattGCCAATCAATAGCAATcctatttacaaataatgtttaaTCTTGTATTAtgtaaaaactgtatttttagtGATGGAGTTCCCATTTTCCAACAGTTTGTCCTGATAAAAGTCTGATATAAGGGTCACCAATGCAGTTCTGTGGTGCTGTACACTGGCCTGGGGGCAACCATACAAAAGCATTGTTTTAGGAAGTGTACCAGAAATCAGCACATTGACTAGAGATACAATCTAGATAACCCGCCTGTTCCCATGTATGAATCTTTATAGAAACACTTGAGCTCTTCCATTGCTTTTAGTTAATGGCGGAAGCTGTAAAACTTGCCATTGTGGCTAGCAATCTTATTGCCATGGTTATGGGAACTATTCTCCAAACAGACAATTTAGTGTCAGTTTAGCCCCCTATTTGACAGATTTACAATATAACGTTCCATGATAAAGCTTGTTTATTTGACTTTCTAGCTTCTATGTGCCCCCACCCAGTCCAGGTTTGTAGCAGACAATGGAACTTTAAAGCAAACAGTTCTGGGAACTACAAATAAGGAATTACAGAATAACATTGTTAACATTTGCCCCCACCCCCACCCggcctacagctcccagcatcccctggcaGACTTTTACTGGAACCCACAGATGTCCAGACTAAGGAATAAATTTATGAAAATTCTGTGCTGCTGCCAACATTGCCATCCAAGGTTTTGGGAACAAAATAGTGTCCCTCATGATGCCTTTCATAAAGTTACAATTATTCCTAAAATAAAGAATCTGAGCAAAATCCATTCCCAAACATAATCTCTGTTTCCTGGGGGAAAGAGACCCCTTACCCATAACTGTAGGACACCAGGAGATATTTATTCCTAGAACATGGGATCCAAGCAGATAATAAGCCCCCAAAATAAACCCCCAATGAGCTGTATATCCCCCAAGAGAACAATCCCAGAGAATCTCTCGGTGCTGGGCACCCACTTACCTCCTCTTCCAGCTGCAGGCGATGCAGAGGTTGCACAGAGGAAAAGCAGAGGCACAGTCAGTGCTGGTATCATTCTGCCAAGGGTGAGATTCAGCAGCTGAGAAAGAGACAGCTCTCCCTTCCCCAGGCTCATGCTAATGAGGGGGCAGCCTTGGGGGAACCTGAATGAATTGCTGGTCAGGCGATGGAGACAAGTAAAAACTTCCCTAATAGCCTGCGGGGAGCCAAATACTCACGGAAGCCTGGCCCCTGGCACAGCTCCCTATTGCTTCTCTAGCTCTTTATCTGGAAACATTACAGAATGAGGACAATTATCACAAAGATCCTGGTATTTCCTCTGTGGGAGAGGGGCTGCATCCTGAATTAGTCCCATGTCTCCTGATGGCATCCAAAATTCATAATTCCCACCCAGTATCTCCCTGCAGATATCTCCAACTTTCTGGTGAAAATTTCCCCTCTttttcttattagttacaatAAGGGACCATTCATTTTTACCTATGGTTCTGTTCTTCCCCATTAATAAAATTGGTATCCGATATAGTTTCCTTCTAATCTCAGTTATCCTTCTTCCCTAATAACTACATGGGGCTATATGGGGTATCATTCCTTCCCCTATCTTTCGTACCCTAATAATAAAATGGAGCTCAGGCATCATCTTCTACCTTCCCTAATATTAGCATGAATGTATTTAGAAGGGTTCTTATTGGTTCTGGAGAGTGATTGAAACTGACCACACACACAATGAGATAAAACAGAAAAGTGATTTGATGCTTAGCATAAAAGCTCTGCAACAATTCCATCATAGCCAGGTGCTTTCATGTCCAGGCAGAGGTCACCCGACCAACCCCCAAGAAgagttttatatattattatcaaaatAGAATAAATAGTCCAACCTGTATACTATATAttgggggtccccaaactttttttttcttgtgagctacattcaaatgtaaatagaataGACTGATACCTATGGGGATTGGGTATCATCTTCTTCCTGCATTTATCTTccttccctgttaataacatggGGCTTGGGTATCATCTCATTCCCAAGCCTGCTATCTTCATTCACTACGGGATCAGGTATCGTATCATTTCCTTTCTATTTTAATTCCATAAGGGGCTTTGTAGGAATTCCCTTTACATAAATACATCTATATACTACACTAACTATAGAAGTTAGTATCACAAGAgcgccttggatattatgtctgttcaataaatcatccaagccattcttaaaagcaacagaaatcagccatcacccagcagtgcattccacaacctcactgtcctgactgtgaagaaccacctacgttgctagaggaaagtttttttcctctagtctgaagtaGTGgcatctggtacggtgatcctctttttgggtaaaaaggccctctgctatttgtctataatgtcctctaatgtacttgtaaagtgtaatcatgtcccctcgcaagcgcctttttttccagagaaaacaaccccaaccttgacagtctaccctcataatttaagtcttccatccctctaaccagtttagttgcacttagtctctgcactctctccagctcatttatatccctcttaatggggaactattgtgaaaatgaaaattcaatataagctgcatcatactgaaataagaaactttttattaatttaaaaagagaaaagaaaagtaaaaccctGTATGTCTTTGTATTCTAGAATCACtttaaagagtttacactgcTGCCAATCATTAATTAAAAACCTCTAAAGTGCCTGTGCTTATCTATATGAAGATCaccaaagtgctatgtgctaaatTATATTATACGGTCAAATTAATTAgactaaaaatcattaaacattctaatacatcaattttaattaatagtgatattttataaataaatgaattcaattaataagatcaattttaaaattattcccTATGTGATTAAATCGGTTCTCCTATGGCCTGTTATAATACAAGGTCATTAAGATAGAGACAAACCTCTAAAGTGCGTTAGCGCTAATTAATTGACCACCATAATAACCCCCAGGGGATTTAATTAACTAAAAATTAGAATAAATAATTTGTACCAATTACCAGTTAATTCTGTGTATAAGTTCCACAATGGCTAAAGTAAAAATTATTGAACACAAGCTCCTTTCACAGGACTTCTTGTGAAGGATAAATTGTATCAACCTTATCAGTTGATTGGCAGGATATAGAATGTAACAACTGATTCAAGAATTGTATCACAGTCACACTTGTAATATATTAAGATTAGAATTGGAAGAAAGAGATAGTGGTGGAGTCATCCCGTTTGGTACTGTCTGGTCATTTTGCTATCTGGACCCTGGGATTACCACAAGTAAAGAAGGCAGAACGTggggaactgtggtctcaataaTACCTTATCTAACTTGAATTGTTTTCTGtctttcctaaaaaaaacacaaattccctACGTCTTGTGAAAAGGAAGAAAGGATAAAAGGAGTTTGCTAATCGGTAACTCCTGTAATTAATTTAAAAGAGTATGGATAAGAGATctatttaaaattcaataaaataatctctctattattgaattttaaataGATTGATACAATTTATCCTTCACAGGAAGTCCTGTGAAAGGAGCTTgtgtttttcaataatttttactttAGCCATTGTGGAACTTATACACAGAATTAACTGGTAATTGGTACAAATtatttattctaattttttagtTAATTAAATCCCCTGGGGGTTATTATGGTGGTCAATTAATTACCACTAACGCACTTTAGAGGTTTGTCTCTATCTTAATGACCTTGTATTATAACAAACCATAGGAGAACCGATTTAATCACATAGGGGATCATTTTAAAATTGATCTTATTAATTGAATtcatttggtgtttttttttataaaatatcactattaattaaaattgatgtattagaatgtttaatgaatttCAGTCTAATTAATTTGACCGTATAATATAatttagcacatagcactttggtGATCTTCATATAGATAAGCAAAGGAACTTTAGAGGTTTTTAATTAATGATTGGCAGCAGTGTAGAATACAAAGACATACAGGGTTTTACttttctttgatatattttattaatttaaaaagagaaaattggTGATTGTACCCTGCTGTGTCCTTTTTAAAGGTGATAAGTTGCTGAGAATATATAACCTtttaataatgaaataagaaactttgtaaatactatcaattaaatattctgcattgtttcagaaacattgtttatgttcactattcctgtctcagcatctgtttctctttattctgtcttcatgcagcagttgggtgtcagatagtcattgacagatccaatatatcttatagggggggcttcctttcctatcagatgaatTAAAACTCACTCAAATTACTGATTCCAGTtcaaactaaatctaacaaaataactgccttttgcacaaatcctgcatgtagagagacatgatgtctggtgattttaatagagtgagctctaatacattttctgggcaaaaggagcccccctataagatatattggatctaactgtcaatgattatctgacacccaactcctgaatgaagaaagaatgaagagaaacagatgatgaaagagggatagtgaatataaacttgattatttcagaaaaagtacagaacttttaattgattgtatttacaaagtttcttatttcagtatgctgaagcttatgttaaattttcattttcgcaatggttcccctttaaggactggagtccaaaactgcactgcatactccaggtgaggccttaccagggacctataaagaggcaaaattatgtttttcacaTGATCAGGTTTGTTATTGGCACCGAGACTCCTACACTAGTCAGTTTGTTGCACCTGCCCTTCCACTATCTGTACTACAATTCCTAGTGTGTCCTGAAAGTTAGAACAAAACCCTTAAAAAAtatggatagaaatgctgtattttttatactgaacttactgtaccagcccagaggttcagcagccctataacagtaatgatccatgccttttatatttgcctttggcagctccccatcttctcatCTTGTTAGGTCAtcatttgtgtgtcagtggcactgcacatgctcagtgagctctgggctgctgGTTAGAAACTAAGCTTAAGAGGTGGGGGAAATCaagcaggaagtgaggtcacattTGTCACAGAAGTTGATGCTACTAGGCTGGTACAAACCAATGAATTACATTACCGTGGTGTGTAGTTCTACCTTTAAGCAATGGTCATAAATCCAATTCAGGTCCAAGAAGAAAAAACGATTACTCAGTTAAGTCAAAAATGATATACAGTGGTCTTGTCTCagaaaacccccagtccaagggttatacattatttaataaagcacataaaaaacaaaaaatcgagAATGACCTACTGTTTAgtgaaaaagtagcccaaaaattttttttaaaaaaaatagtctttattaggacatacattagCCTAACATATTTTGTGCCAACTCAACAGGATTACTTCAGCGCACTGCccagtttttttaaatgcaatggtGCTTCTTTTCTCTTAGACTTCACCGCAAGTCTTCAGCATACATATAACTAGTaaagtgaggagagcaatccaaggcagaagatctgcaacaatgtagtttattagcttgataaagggcgtttgaggcccgaaacatgttgtgtgttttgtagctgctaataaactacattgttgcagatcttctgccttggattgctctcctcactttACTAGTTATATGTTTTGTGCcaaggtgggcacttactcataagctGTCTAtgataaataaagactttatttttgaaaaaaatatttggcctACTTTTTCACTAAACAGTAGGTCATTCTCAATTTTTGGCTTTTGGTAGAAACCAATGTAGCATTtccagcctatttttttttttttgagtttctttttcatgaatttataattcccagcagcccctctCATCCTGCTGCTGTTATGATTTGGTCTTGGTAAATATTCATGGTAAATATCCATTTTCATTGgggtggttctttttttttttttttttttttcgtgtctTCTGTTCTCTTGGGCTGAAATATATTCAAGCTGATATTCGATACAGAGCTGTAAAGGGATCTGTGTcactcaggtctggactgagaattaaaatagaccctggcatttcaggtacacagaggcccaatcagcccacacagaggcccaaacagcccccaccagcccactaaatactgactttctatggcaccttatagcagcccctctggcattggccagaacccacagattgccagtccgggcctggtgtcaCTGTCTCACTCAATGTGTTGAGGATGCTAGTCACTCATGCTCAAACCAGGAGGAGGGAGAGAAAGGGAAATCAGGAACCAGAACTGTAAGGGTTAAACACTGAACTCGGTTGAACAGCATTCGGCATCTACTGACCCCTAGTGGTCATACAATTGTAGCAATTGCCTTTATTAGGGGGAAGATTCTCTGGTTCAGGTATTTTGCCTTTAAACAAATTGTGCAATTTCTTCCGTGACAGTATAGAAGCCGTGAAGAATAGGCAATAACGTATCATTTTAACCAAAAATCAATTGGGGGGGGGCAGTcgtgaaaaacaaaaacatttcaaggGATCCATTTCGGGTTCCACTAAGCACAGTGATCAGCGTGGAGTTCTACTGGCACCCAGCGGTCACAATATGGAACTGCAGGATCCGCGGGTTTCTATAGGTTATATGTGATCGCGTGGTTATACAGTGACACCCAGTGGTCAATATGTGAACTGCTGCAAGTTACATTCATTACACAATGGACTGATTGACAGATGCAACTGTAACATTCTGACAGCCAATGATTCCATCAACAAACGTGTCAAATACT from the Xenopus laevis strain J_2021 chromosome 9_10L, Xenopus_laevis_v10.1, whole genome shotgun sequence genome contains:
- the c17orf58.L gene encoding UPF0450 protein C17orf58 homolog isoform X2 is translated as MSLGKGELSLSQLLNLTLGRMIPALTVPLLFLCATSASPAAGRGDPKSKLIPSTTKGTHAIAKPTPSQAALRHLMVPADNFGLEMLTDHQRTRATHPQRQGQDLALPDKTRAKTKVTLDNNTGPRKVNSLSNREALAGAQPEGRNFIPSFFGNSKVHQDRSQLSSYFQLHTKSSSLTASQNLQGRKYSRNNDYGSMDHESNRPGKMNPHREEEVVSNSTKPAWVINRQPSSVLFQRPAFRKGFDNKEMCIAECHRDKDEREAYCNSDFAVNGIVQDMESVGKESRLLTLLVSSDGLYKMNRLYISPDGFFFKVKILVTDTLNCHKPCLDFKPGVRYIIMGQIYHKRIIFPQAMQHLLGGRLRAGDGFIKSSSYVQRFNRKRGRKVLAAAHSKCR
- the c17orf58.L gene encoding UPF0450 protein C17orf58 homolog isoform X1, with the protein product MSLGKGELSLSQLLNLTLGRMIPALTVPLLFLCATSASPAAGRGVLVPPDPKSKLIPSTTKGTHAIAKPTPSQAALRHLMVPADNFGLEMLTDHQRTRATHPQRQGQDLALPDKTRAKTKVTLDNNTGPRKVNSLSNREALAGAQPEGRNFIPSFFGNSKVHQDRSQLSSYFQLHTKSSSLTASQNLQGRKYSRNNDYGSMDHESNRPGKMNPHREEEVVSNSTKPAWVINRQPSSVLFQRPAFRKGFDNKEMCIAECHRDKDEREAYCNSDFAVNGIVQDMESVGKESRLLTLLVSSDGLYKMNRLYISPDGFFFKVKILVTDTLNCHKPCLDFKPGVRYIIMGQIYHKRIIFPQAMQHLLGGRLRAGDGFIKSSSYVQRFNRKRGRKVLAAAHSKCR